One genomic region from Arthrobacter pigmenti encodes:
- a CDS encoding ROK family protein: protein MSKPTGVQTLIRPAHEDRLLAVLRERGAMSRADLAQALGLSRTTLSEITSSLLARGALSIVDTDASVRAGSGRPAERLALDPASSQYLGVDFGHRRVQIVIADAAHEIIASGSHHYSDIDGWDTRLACAFELIEREAAGSGIHFGALQGIAIGVPGPYTTVPLVSLREGWGNHEPSRGIDKAFKERFGAPAIVDNNTRFAALAEALGTASEAVQDLIYVRLSDGVGGGLVIGGRLIGGSAGLAGELGHVTAVPEGDRCRCGKLGCLETVASVTAILAICRARGARLDSLEDLRAAVDRGHPTVDAVLHEAGAAVGRVLGSAAMTLNPSIVVIGGEITQAAPVLVEYARRSLRYELSSVAEAMPVLRAAELTDMAGALGGVATLLNRSSLLADYGTAVHAKASIRTTIQTIRSIS, encoded by the coding sequence GTGTCAAAGCCCACTGGAGTGCAAACACTCATCCGACCGGCCCATGAAGACCGTCTCCTCGCCGTCCTTCGGGAACGCGGGGCCATGAGCAGGGCCGACCTTGCCCAGGCCCTTGGCCTGTCAAGGACCACCCTTTCTGAGATCACATCGAGTCTCCTCGCCCGTGGCGCCCTGAGCATCGTCGATACTGATGCCTCGGTTCGTGCAGGCAGCGGACGGCCGGCCGAGCGATTGGCACTGGACCCAGCGTCGAGCCAGTACCTCGGCGTGGACTTCGGACACCGCAGAGTGCAGATCGTGATCGCCGACGCCGCCCACGAGATCATCGCCTCGGGCTCGCACCATTATTCCGACATCGATGGCTGGGACACCCGGCTGGCCTGCGCATTCGAACTGATTGAACGCGAAGCCGCCGGCTCGGGGATTCACTTCGGGGCGCTGCAGGGAATTGCGATCGGCGTCCCTGGCCCTTACACAACTGTTCCGCTGGTCAGCCTCCGGGAAGGCTGGGGTAACCACGAACCCTCCCGCGGCATCGACAAGGCCTTCAAAGAACGTTTCGGTGCACCTGCGATCGTGGACAACAACACACGATTTGCGGCGCTCGCCGAAGCCCTCGGCACCGCTTCGGAAGCTGTACAGGACCTCATCTACGTTCGTCTTTCCGACGGTGTCGGCGGTGGGCTGGTCATTGGGGGCCGACTCATCGGTGGGTCCGCCGGCCTGGCGGGCGAGCTTGGCCATGTCACCGCGGTGCCAGAGGGTGACCGTTGCCGGTGCGGCAAACTCGGCTGCCTCGAAACGGTGGCATCAGTGACCGCGATCCTCGCCATCTGCCGAGCGCGCGGCGCAAGGCTGGACAGCCTCGAAGACCTCCGGGCCGCTGTTGACCGTGGCCATCCAACGGTGGATGCCGTCCTGCATGAGGCGGGGGCCGCCGTCGGGCGCGTGCTCGGCTCAGCCGCAATGACGCTCAACCCCTCAATTGTGGTGATAGGAGGAGAAATCACGCAGGCCGCGCCAGTGCTGGTGGAATACGCCCGCCGCTCACTCAGATATGAGCTTTCATCGGTTGCCGAAGCCATGCCTGTGCTGCGCGCGGCCGAGCTCACGGACATGGCAGGAGCCCTCGGCGGAGTCGCCACCCTACTCAACCGTTCCTCGCTGCTCGCTGACTACGGCACGGCGGTACACGCCAAGGCATCCATCCGCACAACAATCCAAACAATTAGGAGCATTTCGTGA